The Solibacillus sp. FSL W7-1464 genome contains a region encoding:
- a CDS encoding penicillin-binding transpeptidase domain-containing protein — translation MKWVTTKSKKRLTWIAIALVLYGVAIFVKLVSVQIIQYDELSTKAKENWDREIPFHTQRGEITDRNNEVIVTNKLAPTLYFMPSQNEDKEYAADAIANVINKDRAKILERLQQRVSLVKIAPEAKNITYEQAEKIQQLQIPGLYSGVDYVRSYPHGNLLARFLGFTGADNQGLAGIEYEYDELLKSSDAAIRLFTDAKGNALEHVDDEWKEGKDGATIQLTIDLKLQKIVERELSQAMLEYDADQALAIAMNPNSGEILALASFPTYDPTKFSEVEPSIYNRNLPVFMSYEPGSTFKIITLSAAIEEGVVNMEEEHFHDHGYTMVEGARLRCWKREGHKDQTFYEVVQNSCNPGFVELGQRVGSTKLLDYIHKFGFGKKTGSNIAGESSGILFSKEAFGPVEHATTSFGQGVSVTPIQQMQAVSAAINGGTLYTPYTVSKILDSKTNEVIMEQNPEAKTQVVSEETSEKVRHALELVVAKGSGRQAFRDGLRIGGKTGTAQKVENGRYKDGDYIVSFIGFAPANDPEIIVYVAIDNPKSSLQFGSVIAAPIVGRIIEDAAPLYNIEKQKDQIERDYVWGDELTERTPNFIGMTKEEVIPHLYPYKIEWHGEGDKVIQQVPSADSLILQSGSVHLYLGN, via the coding sequence ATGAAATGGGTAACTACAAAATCAAAAAAACGTTTAACATGGATCGCCATCGCACTAGTACTATACGGCGTGGCGATTTTTGTTAAATTGGTTTCCGTTCAAATTATTCAGTATGATGAGCTTTCAACAAAGGCAAAAGAAAATTGGGACAGGGAAATTCCGTTCCACACACAGCGAGGTGAAATTACTGACCGAAACAATGAAGTAATTGTAACGAATAAACTTGCCCCGACTTTGTACTTTATGCCTTCACAAAACGAAGATAAAGAATATGCTGCAGATGCCATTGCAAACGTAATCAATAAAGATCGAGCCAAAATATTGGAAAGGCTCCAGCAGCGAGTATCCCTTGTGAAAATTGCTCCTGAAGCTAAGAACATTACTTATGAGCAAGCGGAAAAAATTCAGCAGCTTCAAATTCCGGGCTTATACAGTGGTGTCGATTATGTAAGGTCCTATCCGCATGGTAATTTACTTGCGCGCTTTTTAGGTTTTACAGGTGCGGATAATCAAGGTTTGGCAGGAATCGAATATGAGTATGATGAATTATTAAAAAGTTCGGATGCCGCCATTCGATTATTTACCGATGCAAAAGGGAATGCATTGGAGCATGTGGATGATGAGTGGAAAGAAGGGAAAGATGGCGCAACTATTCAGCTGACGATTGATTTGAAGCTTCAAAAGATTGTCGAACGAGAATTATCGCAGGCAATGCTGGAATATGATGCAGATCAGGCATTGGCCATTGCGATGAATCCTAACAGTGGTGAAATATTGGCGCTTGCATCGTTCCCGACATATGATCCAACGAAGTTTTCGGAAGTAGAGCCAAGTATTTATAATCGCAACCTTCCTGTGTTTATGTCATATGAGCCAGGTTCCACATTCAAAATTATTACGCTCAGTGCGGCGATTGAAGAAGGTGTAGTCAACATGGAAGAAGAACATTTCCATGATCATGGCTATACAATGGTCGAGGGGGCACGTTTACGCTGCTGGAAACGAGAAGGCCATAAAGACCAGACTTTTTACGAAGTTGTACAGAATTCCTGTAACCCTGGATTTGTAGAGCTTGGGCAACGAGTCGGTTCAACAAAATTGCTTGATTATATTCACAAATTCGGATTCGGGAAAAAAACAGGTTCGAACATTGCAGGAGAATCATCGGGCATATTATTTTCGAAAGAAGCATTCGGCCCGGTAGAGCATGCTACGACCTCTTTTGGTCAAGGGGTTTCCGTGACGCCGATTCAACAGATGCAGGCGGTCTCCGCAGCGATTAATGGCGGTACATTATATACACCGTATACGGTCTCGAAAATACTGGACTCCAAGACAAACGAAGTCATAATGGAACAAAATCCGGAAGCGAAAACACAGGTTGTCAGTGAAGAAACATCGGAAAAAGTCCGTCATGCATTGGAGCTTGTAGTTGCAAAAGGTTCTGGTCGTCAGGCATTTCGTGATGGGCTACGTATCGGAGGCAAAACAGGGACAGCGCAAAAGGTGGAAAACGGCCGTTATAAAGACGGAGACTATATTGTATCATTCATCGGCTTTGCACCGGCAAATGACCCGGAAATTATCGTCTATGTTGCGATCGATAATCCAAAAAGCTCATTGCAGTTCGGAAGTGTGATCGCAGCACCAATTGTAGGCCGTATTATTGAAGATGCCGCACCATTGTACAATATCGAAAAACAAAAAGATCAAATAGAACGGGACTACGTTTGGGGCGATGAATTGACAGAGCGTACACCAAACTTTATTGGAATGACAAAAGAAGAAGTAATCCCGCATTTATATCCTTATAAAATTGAATGGCACGGAGAAGGCGATAAAGTGATTCAGCAAGTTCCATCGGCTGATAGTCTCATACTCCAAAGTGGTAGTGTTCATTTATATTTAGGAAATTAA
- the mraY gene encoding phospho-N-acetylmuramoyl-pentapeptide-transferase, whose translation MTLSTTLTILFSSFLVTVILAPVGIPLLRRLKFGQSIREEGPQSHMKKAGTPTMGGLIFLSAIIISTIVVAMIFDLFTTQTIVLLLVLVGFGVIGFLDDGLKVIFKRNLGLTSLQKLIGQIAIAIAAFLLLRLGSFDTSVGIPYTDVSIDLGILYVGFLIFWLVGFSNAVNLTDGLDGLVSGTASIAFAAFGVIALFNEQADIALFAFAVTGALLGFLIFNANPAKVFMGDTGSLALGGALAMISVLVKQELLLLLIGLVFVIETLSVILQVGSYKLRKKRIFKMSPIHHHFELSGWSEWKVVLVFWSTGCIVALIAVLAEALL comes from the coding sequence ATGACATTATCAACAACATTGACCATACTCTTTTCATCATTTTTAGTAACGGTCATTTTAGCACCAGTAGGAATCCCTCTTTTACGCCGATTAAAATTCGGGCAAAGCATACGTGAAGAAGGCCCTCAATCACATATGAAAAAAGCAGGTACACCTACTATGGGTGGATTAATTTTCTTGTCAGCCATTATTATTTCGACAATTGTAGTCGCAATGATTTTCGACTTGTTTACAACACAAACGATCGTACTCTTACTTGTTTTAGTTGGATTTGGCGTAATTGGCTTTTTGGATGATGGGCTAAAAGTAATTTTTAAACGTAATTTAGGTTTGACATCCCTGCAAAAATTAATTGGTCAGATCGCCATTGCGATTGCAGCGTTTTTGCTATTACGTTTAGGTTCGTTTGATACATCTGTAGGAATTCCGTATACGGATGTATCGATAGATTTAGGAATACTGTATGTTGGTTTTTTAATTTTCTGGCTTGTCGGTTTTTCAAATGCGGTCAATTTAACAGACGGTTTGGATGGACTCGTATCAGGAACTGCGTCAATCGCATTTGCTGCATTCGGTGTCATTGCACTATTTAACGAGCAAGCAGATATCGCTTTATTTGCATTTGCTGTAACTGGGGCATTACTAGGGTTTCTGATTTTTAATGCAAACCCGGCAAAAGTGTTCATGGGAGATACAGGTTCCCTTGCGCTTGGCGGTGCATTGGCAATGATTTCCGTGCTGGTAAAACAAGAATTGCTGTTACTATTAATCGGACTCGTATTTGTTATTGAAACATTATCCGTTATTTTACAAGTAGGAAGCTATAAACTGCGTAAAAAGCGCATATTCAAAATGAGTCCGATTCACCACCATTTTGAATTATCAGGCTGGTCAGAATGGAAAGTCGTACTTGTATTTTGGTCAACTGGATGTATCGTAGCACTTATAGCAGTATTAGCGGAGGCGTTATTATGA
- the murD gene encoding UDP-N-acetylmuramoyl-L-alanine--D-glutamate ligase, with product MMEYEGLQAKKVLVLGLAKSGVAAAELLHRLGAFVTVNDAKPFDANPEAQELLSKGITVICGRHPEDLLDEGFELVVKNPGIPYTNPIVADAIAKGLPVITEMELAYLVSEAPFIGITGSNGKTTTTTLLYEMLKAGRLKPLIAGNIGTVACGVAAEAKADEVIVTELSSFQLMGTREFRPHIAILTNLYEAHLDYHGTFEEYAEAKFGVTRNQTAEDYFIYNADQQVVANYAQKSKAKLIPFTTKGHAKQGISADKENIYWQGDAILKRANIVLPGEHNLENILCAVAAALLQECPIDAIEEVLATFAGVRHRTQFVREWEGRKIYNDSKATNVLATKSALAAFEQPIVLLAGGLDRGHSFEELRKEMTRVKAVVAFGETALRFIEFAKSCGITNIVRAIDVEDAVGYGAKMSEQGDIILLSPACASWDQHASFEIRGDLFIDRVMKLS from the coding sequence ATGATGGAATATGAAGGATTACAAGCTAAAAAAGTACTCGTTTTAGGATTGGCGAAAAGTGGTGTTGCGGCTGCGGAGCTTCTGCATCGCTTAGGAGCATTTGTAACAGTCAACGACGCAAAACCGTTTGATGCGAATCCTGAAGCGCAGGAGCTTTTATCAAAAGGAATTACAGTAATTTGTGGGCGACATCCAGAAGATTTGCTTGATGAAGGATTTGAGCTTGTCGTAAAAAATCCTGGAATTCCATACACAAATCCAATTGTTGCGGACGCGATTGCGAAAGGTCTGCCTGTTATTACTGAAATGGAACTTGCCTATTTAGTAAGCGAGGCTCCATTTATCGGAATTACCGGCTCAAATGGTAAAACAACAACGACAACGTTACTATACGAAATGCTGAAAGCCGGCCGTTTAAAACCATTAATCGCCGGGAATATTGGAACCGTTGCATGCGGTGTTGCGGCAGAAGCAAAAGCGGATGAGGTTATCGTTACAGAGTTATCATCGTTCCAGTTAATGGGAACACGTGAATTCAGACCACATATCGCAATTTTGACAAACCTTTATGAAGCGCATTTAGATTACCATGGGACGTTTGAAGAATATGCGGAGGCTAAATTTGGTGTCACACGCAATCAAACAGCTGAAGATTATTTTATTTACAATGCCGATCAGCAAGTTGTGGCAAATTATGCTCAAAAGTCAAAGGCGAAGCTTATTCCATTTACGACAAAAGGTCATGCAAAACAGGGAATCAGTGCAGATAAAGAAAACATTTATTGGCAAGGTGACGCGATCTTAAAACGTGCTAATATTGTATTGCCGGGAGAGCATAATTTAGAAAATATTTTATGTGCTGTAGCAGCAGCGTTACTGCAGGAGTGCCCTATTGATGCGATAGAGGAAGTTTTGGCAACATTTGCTGGGGTACGTCATCGTACACAGTTTGTCCGTGAATGGGAAGGACGTAAAATTTACAATGATTCAAAAGCAACGAATGTACTTGCAACAAAAAGTGCCTTGGCTGCATTTGAGCAACCGATTGTATTATTGGCCGGCGGATTGGATCGCGGGCATTCATTTGAAGAGCTACGTAAAGAAATGACACGTGTAAAAGCAGTGGTCGCGTTTGGTGAAACTGCACTTCGCTTTATCGAATTTGCAAAATCATGTGGCATTACGAATATTGTGCGTGCAATTGATGTTGAAGATGCAGTCGGTTATGGAGCAAAAATGTCTGAACAAGGTGACATCATCTTATTGTCACCTGCATGTGC